The following nucleotide sequence is from Roseivirga sp. BDSF3-8.
GAGCAATTCGATATATCATTTTATTACTGTTGGCTATAGAACTCCTGGAAAAACAAAAATCCTGCCGGAGGCATTCCCGGTATTGTCTGCCTAATAAGAAAAACATTGCTACCTTTGAAAAGGTAAAATTATAAATTATTTCTAACCATGCTCAGAACGCACAATTGCGGAGAATTGAGGCTTGCCGATGCCGGTAAGGAAGTCACCCTGGCGGGGTGGGTACAGAGGGTTCGTGACCGAGGAGGAATACTGTGGGTGGACCTGCGAGACCGCTACGGAATCACTCAGTTAATCCTGGAAGAAGGTACGGCCGATCCGGCCCTTATTGATACGGTAAGAGGCCTGGGAAGAGAATTTGTGGTAAAAGCCACAGGCAAGGTGAAAGAGCGGGAGGCAAAAAATGATAAGCTTCCCACAGGAGATATAGAAATTGATACCACAGCGGTAGAGGTCTTAAATAAGGCGAAAGTTCCCCCTTTCCTTATAGAAGAGGAAACAGATGGCGGTGAAGATCTCCGTATGAAATACCGTTACCTGGATCTGCGCAGAGGTCCGGTAAGGCGAAATCTGGAGCTAAAGCATAAAATGGCTTTTGAAACCAGACAGTTTCTGAATGCACAGAGCTTTTTGGAAATAGAAACCCCTGTATTATTGAAATCCACTCCGGAGGGTGCCCGTGACTTTCTGGTGCCAAGCCGTATGAACCCGGGTGAGTTTTATGCACTGCCTCAAAGCCCTCAAACGTTCAAGCAATTGCTGATGGTGGCTGGGTATGACCGCTACTATCAGATTGTTAAGTGTTTTCGTGATGAGGATCTGAGGGCTGACCGCCAGCCTGAATTTACTCAGATTGACTGCGAAATGTCCTTCGTAGATAGGGAAGACGTACTGAATACTTTTGAAGGACTTGTACGGCACCTTTTCCGCACGGTTCTTGGCCAGGAAGTGGGAGAGTTCCCGCGTATGCCATACAGCGAGGCGATGTCAAAATATGGCATTGATAAGCCCGATATCCGGTTTGGGATGGAAATGTCCGAGCTTAACCGCGTGGCTCAAAATAAGGGCTTTAACGTATTTGATGAGGCTGAACTGGTAGTAGGAATTAATGCAGAAGGCTGTGCTGACTATACCAGAAAGCAGTTAGATGGGCTTACTAACTGGGTAAAGCGCCCTCAGATAGGGGCCAAAGGCTTGGTTTATGTAAAATGTAATGAGGATGGAAGCTATAAGTCTTCTGTGGATAAATTCTTTGGCCAGGAAGACCTGAAGCAATGGGCTGATGAACTTCACGCCAAGCCGGGTGACCTGCTGCTGGTACTGAGTGGTGAAAAAGACAAGACGCGCAAGCAAATGGGCGAGCTACGCCTGAAGATGGGTACAGAGCTCGGGCTGCGCGACCCTAAGGTATTCAAGCCGCTGTGGGTAGTGGATTTCCCTCTGCTGGAGTACGATGAGGAAAGTGGCCGTTACCACGCTATGCACCACCCCTTTACCTCACCCTATAAAGAAGACCTGGATAAGCTTACTGATGCCCCTGGAGAAGTACGGGCAAATGCTTACGACATGGTGCTAAATGGTGTGGAAGTAGGCGGCGGGTCTATTCGTATCCATGACCGTGCTATGCAACAGCTTATGTTCAAGCACCTGGGCTTTAGTGATGAAGAGGCTAAGGAGCAGTTTGGTTTCCTTATGGATGCTTTCGAATACGGAGCTCCGCCTCACGGGGGGATTGCCTTCGGCCTGGACAGGCTTTGTGCCGTATTCTCAGGGGTGGAGAGTATCAGGGATTTCATTCCTTTCCCTAAAAATACTTCCGGCCGTGACGTCATGCTGGATTCTCCTTCTAAGATAGAACCTGAGCAACTTACGGATCTTCATATCAAAGTAGACATCCGCAAAGAGGATAAATCATAAAATATACGTACCTGGCGTACAAACAGAAAAGGCTGCCGGAATTACCGGCAGCCTTTTTCATTTCCTAAAAAAAACAGCTAGCCAAAAAGCATACTGCTTTCTACTTCATTGATCATAGGGGTTGATTATAAGCTTTCCAGTATATTTCTTATGCTGGTGGCTTCTGCCAGCCTGTTATGTAATTCGTTAATATGGACCCGCTCCTGTTCAGTTGTGTCCCGGTGACGAATGGTTACCGTATCATCCTCCAGCGTATCATAGTCAACTGCGATACAGAACGGTGTACCTATCAGGTCCTGGCGTGTGTAGCGCTTCCCGATACTTTGCTGCTCCTCATAAATGATGTTGAAGTCATATTTGAGCTTATCAAATATTTCTCTGGCCTTATCAGGCAGGCCATCCTTTTTGGTCAGGGGAAGAATGGCTGCTTTTACTGGCGCAAGAGCCGGATGAAATTTGAGATAAGTACGCATTTTTTTCTTATCTCCTTCGCCTACTTCCTCTTCGGTGTAGGCATTACACAGGAGCATGAGGAAGGTCCGGTCTGCACCTATCGAAGTTTCTACCACATAAGGGGTGTAGTTCTTATTTATCTCGGGGTCGAAATACTGTATCTTCTTTCTGCTAACCTCCTGGTGGTTACCAAGGTCAAAGTCTGTACGGCTATGAATTCCTTCTACCTCTTTGAAACCAAAGGGAAATTCAAATTCTATATCCAGGGCTGCGTTGGCATAGTGAGCCAGCTTTTCGTGGTCATGCAGGCGTAGCTTTTCCTCAGGGATACCAAGGGCCTTGTGCCAGCGAAGCCGTGCATCCCGCCAGTGTTCGTACCATTTCATTTCTTCACCGGGGCGAACAAAGTACTGCATTTCCATTTGCTCAAACTCCCTCATACGGAAGATAAACTGCCGGGCCACGATCTCATTTCTAAAGGCTTTGCCAATCTGGGCAATACCGAAGGGTACTTTCATCCGGGCCGTTTTCTGCACATTCAGGAAGTTTACAAAAATACCCTGGGCTGTTTCCGGACGCAGGTAGATAGTGTCAGCGTCTTCTGCCACAGAGCCCACCTTTGTAGAGAACATGAGGTTAAACTGACGTACCTCTGTCCACTCAGCCGTACCGGATACGGGACACACGATATTTTCACGGACGATGAGTTCACGCACGCCTTCAAGGTCCTCGGCTTCAAGAAGCCTGGCAAGCTCCTCTACGAGGGCTTTCCCCTTTTCGGCCTCTCCGTTTTTCTCATATTCAGCGGCTTTGTCTTCCACAAGCACATCCGCGCGGTAACGCTTCTTACTATCCTTATTGTCGATCATAGGATCGTTGAAGCTATCAATATGGCCGGAGGCCTTCCAGGTATGGGGGTGCATAAATATGGCAGAGTCCAGCCCCACTACCTCCTGGTTAAGGCGAGTCATACTCTGCCACCAGAGGTCTTTCAGGTTTTTCTTGAGTTCTGCTCCGTAGGGGCCATAGTCATAGACGGCCTGTAGCCCGTCATATATCTCACTACTCTGGTATACGAAGCCATACTCTTTCGCATGGGATATTATATTTCGGAAAAGGACATTTTCCTGCTGTTCTTCTTGCTTTGCCATAATGGCGGCAAATATAAAGAAAAAGGGGCAGGCTGAACAGATTAATGTGGGTATCAAATGAAATTTGCCCGTTCTGCCAGGTATTAGTTGATAAATTCTTGAAAACCTTCCTCTGCCATATGTATTTTTCCTATATTTTTAAGAGATAGTGACCTTTTACCAGGCGGAGAATGAGCCAGCTATTTCATAGATCTCCTGAGCGCTATACCGTAAATAACATGACCCTTTGTAAGAAATGTACCGAAAGCTAGCTGTAGCCATTGCGTTTTCTCCAAGAGTACAGGCCCTGCTGGCAGAAGCCGCGAGGTTACGGGCCCTATTCGATGCTGATTTACTGCTTATTCACATCGGTGACAGGTCTGCGGATGAGGAAAAGCTATTGGAGTCGCTTTGGAAAAAGGCTCAGATTCCGGAAGACCGGCTACAGGTAATTTGGGAGCAGGGTGACCCGGCAAGAAAGATCCTGAGTATTTGCCAGAAGCAACAGGTAGACTTATTGGTAGCCGGTGCGCTCCGTAAAGAGAATTTTGTAAAATACTACCTGGGCTCCATCGCCCGCCGAATCCTTCGCCGGTCGGAATGCTCGGTACTAATGCTTATACAGCCCTCACAGAAGCCGAAAAACTTCCGTAGGGTAGTGATAAATGGTGAGGGAAGTCCATATAGCCGGGAGGCCATAAAGGTAGGCTGTGAGCTGGGAAAATTAGATAACTCCCGCCAGTTGCATATCATTCGGGCTATCAAGATGTATGGACTGGCGATGGCGATGGCGGCGGAGGCTTCTGAAGAAGAGTATAGCGAAACAAAAAAAGGAATGGTTCAGGACGAAATAAAGAAGGTAGATGAAATACTTAAGGGAATAGATACAGAAGACTTGAAAATAAATGTGAAGGTGACGGCAGGTAAGTCAGGGTATGAGTTGGCAAAGTTTGCTCTGAAGGCGGATGCTGACTTGCTTATTGCCGGGGCACCTGCCAACAGACTGGGGCTCATGGACCGCGTGTTTCCTCATGATCTCGAATATGTTTTTGCTGATATGCCATGCAACGTATTGATTATTAATAAACCAAGACGATAAATGGAGAAACTCACTCATAGCGAGGTTATTAACCTAATGTTGCAACTGGCCGTTATGCTGGCGGCCGGTCGTTTTCTGGCTGAAGTATCCAGAAAGCTTAAGCAACCTGCTGTGGTGGGTGAGATAATGGCCGGTATTCTGTTAGGTCCAACTTTGCTGGGCAGCGTTTTTCCGGAAACTTTTCAGGTGCTGTTTCCCATTACCGGTGCCTCTGCACAGGTACTTGATGGGTTTATTCAGGTAGCTGTTGTTCTCCTGCTATTTATCGCAGGCCTGGAGGTGGACCTGCAAATTGTGTGGCAGCAGGGTAAACAGGCCCTGTATACAAGCTTTTTTGCCCTGGTAATTCCTTTTATCATCGGCTTTGCGGTTACCTATGCCTTTCCTTCCTTCTTTTTACTGGATAACGAGAGTAACCGTATAGTCTTCAGCCTTTTCATCGGTACTACCATTGCCATTACGGCCCTCCCTGTTATTGCCCGTATACTCATGGATCTTGATGTCTTCAAGTCGAATATGGGCATGCTAATCATAGCCTCGGCTATGATAATAGACCTGTTGGGCTGGCTGATATTCTCGGTGATTTTGAGCCTTATGGGCGGTCCCGGACAGGAGAAAATGGGGCTCGGGCAAACGATCGGACTTACAGTAGGTTTCACTATTGGCATGCTTACACTTGGTAAGTGGCTTATTAATAGATCACTACCCTGGATTAATAGCCGGCTGGCCTGGCCTGGCGGCTTGTTAAGTTTGTCGCTTGCTTTGTGCTTTGTGGCGGCCGCATTCACTGAGTTTATCGGCATACATGCTATTTTTGGCGCATTTATCATAGGGGTTGCGCTAGGAGACTCA
It contains:
- a CDS encoding universal stress protein; translation: MYRKLAVAIAFSPRVQALLAEAARLRALFDADLLLIHIGDRSADEEKLLESLWKKAQIPEDRLQVIWEQGDPARKILSICQKQQVDLLVAGALRKENFVKYYLGSIARRILRRSECSVLMLIQPSQKPKNFRRVVINGEGSPYSREAIKVGCELGKLDNSRQLHIIRAIKMYGLAMAMAAEASEEEYSETKKGMVQDEIKKVDEILKGIDTEDLKINVKVTAGKSGYELAKFALKADADLLIAGAPANRLGLMDRVFPHDLEYVFADMPCNVLIINKPRR
- a CDS encoding cation:proton antiporter, whose product is MEKLTHSEVINLMLQLAVMLAAGRFLAEVSRKLKQPAVVGEIMAGILLGPTLLGSVFPETFQVLFPITGASAQVLDGFIQVAVVLLLFIAGLEVDLQIVWQQGKQALYTSFFALVIPFIIGFAVTYAFPSFFLLDNESNRIVFSLFIGTTIAITALPVIARILMDLDVFKSNMGMLIIASAMIIDLLGWLIFSVILSLMGGPGQEKMGLGQTIGLTVGFTIGMLTLGKWLINRSLPWINSRLAWPGGLLSLSLALCFVAAAFTEFIGIHAIFGAFIIGVALGDSEHLTERAKEIVHHFINNIFAPLFFVSLGLHVNFVESFNLPLILVFLVLAFIGKVSGAFTGARIGGLGKHQSWAVGFGMNTHGALEVILGAIALNAGLISEEIFVAILVMVVVTIIVSGPLMRYSLRQIDNEQLKKASETVSVIPEPEIKNT
- the aspS gene encoding aspartate--tRNA ligase, with the protein product MLRTHNCGELRLADAGKEVTLAGWVQRVRDRGGILWVDLRDRYGITQLILEEGTADPALIDTVRGLGREFVVKATGKVKEREAKNDKLPTGDIEIDTTAVEVLNKAKVPPFLIEEETDGGEDLRMKYRYLDLRRGPVRRNLELKHKMAFETRQFLNAQSFLEIETPVLLKSTPEGARDFLVPSRMNPGEFYALPQSPQTFKQLLMVAGYDRYYQIVKCFRDEDLRADRQPEFTQIDCEMSFVDREDVLNTFEGLVRHLFRTVLGQEVGEFPRMPYSEAMSKYGIDKPDIRFGMEMSELNRVAQNKGFNVFDEAELVVGINAEGCADYTRKQLDGLTNWVKRPQIGAKGLVYVKCNEDGSYKSSVDKFFGQEDLKQWADELHAKPGDLLLVLSGEKDKTRKQMGELRLKMGTELGLRDPKVFKPLWVVDFPLLEYDEESGRYHAMHHPFTSPYKEDLDKLTDAPGEVRANAYDMVLNGVEVGGGSIRIHDRAMQQLMFKHLGFSDEEAKEQFGFLMDAFEYGAPPHGGIAFGLDRLCAVFSGVESIRDFIPFPKNTSGRDVMLDSPSKIEPEQLTDLHIKVDIRKEDKS
- a CDS encoding glycine--tRNA ligase, with the translated sequence MAKQEEQQENVLFRNIISHAKEYGFVYQSSEIYDGLQAVYDYGPYGAELKKNLKDLWWQSMTRLNQEVVGLDSAIFMHPHTWKASGHIDSFNDPMIDNKDSKKRYRADVLVEDKAAEYEKNGEAEKGKALVEELARLLEAEDLEGVRELIVRENIVCPVSGTAEWTEVRQFNLMFSTKVGSVAEDADTIYLRPETAQGIFVNFLNVQKTARMKVPFGIAQIGKAFRNEIVARQFIFRMREFEQMEMQYFVRPGEEMKWYEHWRDARLRWHKALGIPEEKLRLHDHEKLAHYANAALDIEFEFPFGFKEVEGIHSRTDFDLGNHQEVSRKKIQYFDPEINKNYTPYVVETSIGADRTFLMLLCNAYTEEEVGEGDKKKMRTYLKFHPALAPVKAAILPLTKKDGLPDKAREIFDKLKYDFNIIYEEQQSIGKRYTRQDLIGTPFCIAVDYDTLEDDTVTIRHRDTTEQERVHINELHNRLAEATSIRNILESL